In one Lentimicrobiaceae bacterium genomic region, the following are encoded:
- the bla gene encoding subclass B1 metallo-beta-lactamase, translated as MRLIIVSILTGLIHFNGFSQMDYKRIMISKDIELIKLSENAYVHVSYTDLPNFGRFLSNGLIFINGNDAFLFDTPVTDSLTMDLVSWIKDSMKLKIVGFVPNHWHVDCMGGLGYLQNQKIESYANQITIDIVKTKKLPIPTHGFKDSLQLQLGDKLIKCYYFGAAHSLDNIVVWIPSEQILFAGCMIKSADSKDLGNIVDGDLIAYPKTIDKLIDRFPKAKIVIPGHGQFGGFELIKHTKELTTK; from the coding sequence ATGAGACTTATAATTGTTTCTATATTAACTGGATTAATTCATTTTAATGGATTTTCACAGATGGATTATAAAAGGATTATGATTTCAAAAGATATTGAGTTGATTAAATTGTCGGAAAACGCATATGTACATGTTTCTTATACGGATTTGCCTAATTTCGGTCGGTTCCTTTCAAACGGATTGATTTTTATAAATGGTAACGATGCTTTTCTGTTTGATACGCCGGTTACAGATTCATTAACTATGGATTTAGTTTCATGGATAAAGGACTCAATGAAATTAAAAATTGTCGGATTTGTACCAAACCACTGGCATGTTGATTGTATGGGAGGATTGGGATATTTACAAAATCAAAAAATAGAATCTTATGCAAATCAAATAACAATTGATATTGTAAAGACTAAAAAATTACCAATTCCAACACATGGATTTAAGGATTCGTTGCAATTGCAGCTTGGCGATAAATTGATTAAATGTTATTATTTTGGTGCAGCTCATTCACTGGATAATATTGTTGTTTGGATTCCTTCAGAACAGATTTTGTTTGCTGGTTGCATGATTAAAAGTGCCGACTCAAAAGATTTAGGAAATATTGTCGATGGGGATTTAATAGCTTATCCAAAAACAATTGATAAATTAATTGATAGATTTCCAAAGGCTAAAATTGTAATTCCAGGTCATGGACAATTTGGCGGATTTGAATTGATTAAACATACAAAAGAATTGACGACTAAATGA